A stretch of DNA from Novipirellula galeiformis:
ATGGGGGCCCTAGAGGATGGCGGCGAACATATCGCGATCAGCCTGATCACTTGGTTTGTCTATTGTCGTTCCATGCCCGATTCCACGTCATCTCTCCCTAACCGCTACTCGATCGCCGCGCGTTGATCATCCGACGCGCAAGAGAACCGTTTGTGTGACAAGGCGTTCGTCCTTTGGACGTGACATCGTTTCCATCAAACAGCGTCGGTTCGATGGAACGGCGGTTAGCCTATCGGTTCCCCATCGTCGGTGGTGCCGACCGTCGACTCCCTCAAGCCAGGGAGCCGTTTGCTGCTACGCCGCCATCAACTCCGTTCAATGCCGTGGAATGGCTCCACGCAGGTATCAAAACAGGGTAAACTCTTTCGGACTCCCACCGTACGAAACACGAGATCCCCAATGCTCCAACCACGAAACCGCGGAATCCGAATCCCCCAAATCGGATACCGTTTGATCGCAGCGACCGTCGTCATCGCCAGCACGTTTGCCGCAGGCAGCGTGTCAACCGCGTTAGGGCAAACCAACGCAGCGACATGGTGGAACGGCTACAGCGGCGCCGACGCAAACGGCGTCGAGGTGTTGGGGTTCTGGAACTTTGATGGGGACGAAGCTGCATTCACGCGTGATTCATCGTCACATCAGCATAAGGCGAACCTGCGTGGTGCCAAACGCAGTACCGAGGGTCGCTTTGGCGGTTGTTTGGAAAGCGCTGCTGGCTATCCCGTGATCGACGAAAGCCATGGGATGCAGGTCACTAAGTCATCGGTCTTGTCACCGCGTGGGGCGTTTACCGCCGAATTGTGGATCAAACCGAAAGCGGCGGAGGCGTTTCCCAAGGAGACGCGTCCGGTCTTGCTCGATTCGAAATATGTGCCCAATGAGCATACGGGATTCATGTTCTCGTTGACCACAGGCGGTGCCAACAATGACCGCCGGATGAGCGTTGCGATTGGAATGGGATCACGCTCGGAGACCTGGTTCTCGGATCCCTTTGAGTTGTCCCCCGGTCGTTGGCAGCATGTGGCATTCACCTACGATGCGCTGGGGACCGTTACCTTTTACGTCGACGGTTCGGAGCTCAGTCGCCGGTTCCACTCCGATGCCGGCCCGATGGCTCCGGCGACGCGAGCGTTGTCGATTGGCGATCGGCTCGGTTCAAACTACAACGGTTTCCCAGGTTTCATTGACGAGGTTCGCTTGACGAGCGGCCAACGGGAATTTCACCCTGTCAAGTTTGAAGCCGATGTAGACCGTTTTGTCGTCGTGCGAATGAGTGAAAAGGCGACAATCAGCGGGGTGTTGATCAACCAAACCGGAAAGCCGCTCACGGGGGCAACCGTCGCGGCGCGACTTCCCGGTGGCACGACAAGTTCCACTCCGTTGCCGGAGGTGCCCGCAGGCGATCGTCATCCCCTAGAATTCACCATTGATTCATCATTGAAGCCGGGTGAATACACCGTGGAACTGAGTGTGAGTTTGCCCGACTGGGGAACTCACGAAGCCGGCTATCGCGCCACGAGCCAGATCCCGGTTGTTATCGTGCCTCGCGATTTACCGACACGCATGCCTGTTGTGATGTGGGGTGTTGGTGGCACCGACGGGGTCGTCCAAGAGATCCCGCGGCTCAAAGAACTTGGCTTTACTCATTGTCTTGGTTTACGGGTGGACTACCGAAAGGTTTGGGACGAAGGTGCCAAGGCGTTGCCTGGGACGCCGGAGAGCATTCGCAATAGCCGCGAGATGCTCAATGCCGCACTGGAGAACGACATCAAAATCATCGCGTCAATGTCACCCGGTAGTTGGTTGCGCCACGCCGAGGTTGGCAAGCCTTTTCGACGCATCGACCGGAACGGGAAAGCATACGATCGCGAGGATGTCAGCGGGATTTATCAACCCGTCCAAGATTTCTGTTTCCATGCCGGAGCTGCCGTCGGCAAAGCTTACGGTGATCATCCCGCCTTCGCGGCCGCTTTGCTTCACACGGAAGTTCGCGGCGAGTCGCAACTCTCATTTCGACCTGAAGAGGTGGAAGCCTATCGCAAAGCGACCGGCGCTATGATCCCCGATGAAGTCAGCATCAAGAATGGCGTGGACTATCGCAAGCTTGCCGATTTCCCCAAGAATCGGGTGATCCCCGACAACGATCCTATCCTGCAGTACTTACGTTGGTTCTGGCAAACCGGCGACGGATGGAACGAATTGAACACGCGGCTCGATCAAGGTTTAAAAGAACAGATGGATCGAGACGATTTCTGGACGTTCTATGACCCGGCCTGTCGCGTCCCCAGTATCAGCGGCAGCGGCGGAGGCGTCGATGTGTTGTCGCACTGGACGTACAGCTATCCCGATCCGATTCGCATCGGATTGTGTACGGACGAACTCTTCGAAATGGCTCGCGCCG
This window harbors:
- a CDS encoding LamG-like jellyroll fold domain-containing protein: MLQPRNRGIRIPQIGYRLIAATVVIASTFAAGSVSTALGQTNAATWWNGYSGADANGVEVLGFWNFDGDEAAFTRDSSSHQHKANLRGAKRSTEGRFGGCLESAAGYPVIDESHGMQVTKSSVLSPRGAFTAELWIKPKAAEAFPKETRPVLLDSKYVPNEHTGFMFSLTTGGANNDRRMSVAIGMGSRSETWFSDPFELSPGRWQHVAFTYDALGTVTFYVDGSELSRRFHSDAGPMAPATRALSIGDRLGSNYNGFPGFIDEVRLTSGQREFHPVKFEADVDRFVVVRMSEKATISGVLINQTGKPLTGATVAARLPGGTTSSTPLPEVPAGDRHPLEFTIDSSLKPGEYTVELSVSLPDWGTHEAGYRATSQIPVVIVPRDLPTRMPVVMWGVGGTDGVVQEIPRLKELGFTHCLGLRVDYRKVWDEGAKALPGTPESIRNSREMLNAALENDIKIIASMSPGSWLRHAEVGKPFRRIDRNGKAYDREDVSGIYQPVQDFCFHAGAAVGKAYGDHPAFAAALLHTEVRGESQLSFRPEEVEAYRKATGAMIPDEVSIKNGVDYRKLADFPKNRVIPDNDPILQYLRWFWQTGDGWNELNTRLDQGLKEQMDRDDFWTFYDPACRVPSISGSGGGVDVLSHWTYSYPDPIRIGLCTDELFEMARAGGREQDVMKMTQLIWYRSQTAPINATPTGEASPWVDQDPDAAYITIAPMHLREAFWWKIARPIKGIMYHGWQSLVETDSPSAYRYTNPSTQHELKRLVADVVVPLGPTLMQVPDAESDVVFLESFTSQMFARRGTYGWNHTWAGDMYHILMYSQLQPRVMYEESLLNGGLSGAKVLVLADCDVLTESTVKAIQAFQANGGLVIGDNATCPAIQCDKTITRFNRTKKADADRANLQAAAKDLRDWLDSRYSRMLDSATPDVVTRRRQFGTTDYVFAVNDRREFGSYVGDYGLTMENGLPSETQIQLERRSGHVYDLLAHREMSIETNDDAIEFPLSLGPCEGRVFMVTERPIRDVVVTVPETTAPGQTVTFEFAVTDGDSPIDAVIPVEVRIVDPEGMEAEKTGYYGAVGGKLSIPFDFATNDRPGVWEIQAKELASGREAAGYLRLTARQE